A window from Labrus mixtus chromosome 14, fLabMix1.1, whole genome shotgun sequence encodes these proteins:
- the smpd1 gene encoding sphingomyelin phosphodiesterase, with product MRVPITCTLLLLWPLLGSCLPARTSEQTRLVFVERLNHPNVGFNWKNVTCPMCKVIFTILDIALLSDVNEERVAKAVGEACIRLHLADEQVCRQITELFRDDFIRALQESLLWPSEACAILVGPSCGKFDIYAPWNISLPKVPKPPVTPPSPPKPGSPQSRVLFLTDIHWDKEYDVGSSADCKDPLCCRNDSGSSRWRRREAGYWGTYSKCDLPLWTVENLLENAAKAGPWDWVYWTGDIPAHNVWSQTRKQQLSELTIITRLIHKHLGPNVTVYPAIGNHESTPVNSFPPPFIHGNRSCSWLFDTMAEEWAPWLPEQALKTLRYGGFFTVEVQPGLRVVSLNMNFCARENFWLMVNSTDPANQLQWLVHILQDSEDKGEKVHIIGHIPPGLCLGSWSWNYYHIVNRYESTISGQFFGHTHMDEFQMFYDEATMSRPLGVAFIAPSVTTYVNLNPGYRVYYVDGSYKGSSRLVLDHETYILNLTEANHSPGEKGGPEQNPTWTLLYRATEAYGLTTLFPSDCDGLMQTFLKDDKIFQKFWYLRHKGHVSEPCHETCKTTTLCFLRSGRYDELEQCDLAHGFGGDLARAARKTLC from the exons ATGAGGGTCCCGATAACGTGCACTCTGCTTCTCCTGTGGCCGCTGTTGGGCTCCTGTCTCCCGGCGCGCACCTCCGAGCAGACCAGGCTGGTCTTCGTGGAGCGCTTAAACCACCCAAATGTCGGATTTAACTGGAAAAATGTCACCTGCCCCATGTGCAAAGTTATCTTCACCATCCTTGACATCGCCCTCCTG AGTGATGTCAATGAGGAGCGGGTGGCAAAAGCAGTAGGTGAGGCGTGTATCCGCCTTCATCTGGCCGACGAGCAGGTCTGTCGACAAATAACCGAACTGTTCAGGGACGACTTCATCCGGGCTCTGCAGGAGTCCTTGCTGTGGCCCTCTGAAGCGTGTGCCATTCTGGTGGGGCCTTCCTGCGGGAAATTTGACATCTATGCACCCTGGAACATCAGCTTGCCCAAGGTTCCTAAACCACCTGTTACACCACCCTCCCCTCCCAAACCAGGTTCTCCACAGAGCCGGGTCCTGTTCCTAACAGACATTCATTGGGACAAG GAGTATGACGTTGGCAGCAGCGCAGACTGTAAGGACCCTCTGTGCTGTCGTAATGACTCGGGCTCTTCCAGGTGGAGACGGAGGGAGGCTGGTTACTGGGGAACCTACAGTAAGTGCGACCTGCCTCTGTGGACTGTGGAGAACCTCTTGGAGAACGCTGCCAAAGCCGGTCCCTGGGACTGGGTGTATTGGACCGGAGACATTCCTGCGCACAATGTTTGGTCCCAGACCAGGAAACAGCAGCTGTCAGAGCTGACAATCATCACCAGGCTCATCCACAA ACACCTGGGACCTAATGTGACGGTTTACCCTGCCATAGGAAACCATGAGAGTACGCCAGTGAACAGCTTTCCACCACCGTTTATTCATGGCAACAGATCCTGCTCCTGGCTctttgatacaatggctgaaGAATGGGCACCATGGCTGCCGGAGCAGGCTTTGAAGACTTTGAG GTATGGAGGATTCTTCACAGTTGAGGTCCAGCCCGGTTTAAGGGTGGTCTCCCTCAACATGAACTTTTGTGCTCGAGAGAACTTCTGGCTGATGGTGAACTCTACAGATCCTGCCAACCAGCTGCAGTGGCTTGTCCATATTCTCCAGGACAGTGAGGACAAGGGAGAGAAG gttcatATCATTGGTCACATCCCACCAGGACTGTGTCTTGGCAGCTGGAGCTGGAACTACTATCATATTGTTAACAG GTATGAAAGTACCATTTCTGGACAGTTTTTTGGACATACACACATGGATGAGTTCCAGATGTTTTATGACGAGGCGACAATGTCCCGCCCATTGGGAGTGGCATTTATTGCGCCTAGTGTCACCACTTATGTAAATCTAAACCCAG GTTACCGTGTCTACTATGTAGATGGGAGCTACAAAGGCAGCTCTCGGCTGGTTTTAGACCATGAAACCTACATCCTGAACCTGACAGAGGCCAACCACAGTCCAGGAGAGAAAGGTGGCCCAGAACAGAACCCCACGTGGACACTGCTGTACCGTGCCACTGAGGCCTACGGTCTGACCACTCTGTTTCCGTCTGACTGTGACGGCCTAATGCAGACATTTCTCAAAGATGACAAGATCTTCCAGAAGTTCTGGTACTTACGACATAAAGGACATGTTTCAGAGCCCTGCCATGAGACATGCAAAACCACAACACTGTGCTTTTTGCGGAGCGGGCGTTACGATGAGCTCGAGCAGTGTGACCTCGCCCATGGTTTCGGGGGAGACTTAGCCCGGGCTGCCAGAAAAACTCTTTGTTGA
- the ilk gene encoding integrin-linked protein kinase, which produces MDDIFTQCREGNSVAVRLWLDNTENDLNLGDDHGFSPLHWACREGRSGVVDMLIMRGARINVMNRGDDTPLHLAASHGHRDIVAKLIQCKADPNTVNEHGNTPLHYACFWGQDEVAEDLVASGGQVCVCNRYGQTPLDKAKPHLRQLLEEKAEKMGQSMIKVPYKETFWKGTMRTRPRNGTLNKQAGIDYKQLSLLAKINENQSGELWQGRWQGDEIVVKVLQVRDWTTRKSRDFNEEHPKLRIFSHPNILPVLGACQSPPSPHPIIITHYMPYGSLFNILHQGTTLVVDQSQAVKFALDIASGMAFLHTLEPMVSRLYLNSKHIMIDEDMTARISMADAKFSFQCPGRSYAPAWMAPEALQKRPEDINRRSADMWSFAVLLWELVTREVPFADLSNMEIGMKVALEGLRPTIPPGISPHICKLMRLCMNEDPAKRPKFDMIVPILEKMQDK; this is translated from the exons ATGGATGACATCTTCACTCAGTGTCGAGAGGGGAACTCTGTAGCCGTCCGCCTGTGGCTGGACAACACAGAGAATGACCTCAACTTGGG TGATGATCACGGCTTCAGCCCCCTCCACTGGGCAtgcagggaggggaggagcGGTGTTGTTGACATGCTCATCATGAGAGGTGCTCGTATCAACGTGATGAACCGAGGAGATGACACCCCGCTGCATCTCGCCGCCAGTCATGGACATAGAGACATTGTGGCTAAG CTGATTCAGTGCAAAGCAGACCCCAATACAGTCAACGAGCACGGCAACACACCGCTCCACTACGCCTGCTTCTGGGGCCAAGATGAGGTTGCAGAG GACTTAGTGGCAAGTGGGggccaggtgtgtgtttgtaacaggTATGGACAGACACCTCTGGACAAGGCCAAGCCTCACCTAAGACAGCTGCTTGAAG AAAAGGCAGAGAAAATGGGTCAGAGTATGATCAAAGTGCCTTACAAAGAAACTTTCTGGAAGGGCACCATGCGAACACGACCTC GTAATGGTACCTTGAACAAGCAGGCCGGTATTGACTATAAGCAGCTTTCACTCTTGGCAAAGATCAATGAAAACCAGTCCGGAGAG TTGTGGCAGGGCCGGTGGCAAGGGGATGAGATTGTAGTGAAGGTGCTACAGGTGAGAGACTGGACAACGAGGAAGAGCAGAGACTTCAATGAGGAGCATCCCAAACTCAG GATATTTTCTCACCCAAACATTCTGCCTGTTCTCGGGGCATGTCAGTCACCCCCGTCACCTCaccccatcatcatcacacactaCATGCCATATGGATCCCTCTTCAACATACTCCACCAGGGCACGA CTCTGGTGGTCGACCAAAGCCAAGCTGTGAAGTTTGCATTGGACATCGCCAGTGGTATGGCGTTCCTTCACACCTTAGAACCAATGGTTTCACGGCTTTACCTCAACAGTAAGCATATAATG ATTGACGAGGACATGACAGCCAGAATCAGCATGGCAGACGCTAAGTTCTCCTTCCAGTGTCCTGGTCGTAGTTACGCTCCAGCATGGATGGCCCCTGAAG CCCTGCAGAAGAGGCCTGAAGACATCAACAGAAGATCTGCAGACATGTGGAGCTTTGCGGTGTTGCTGTGGGAGCTTGTTACCCGGGAGGTTCCATTTGCGGACCTCTCAAACATGGAGATAGGCATGAAG GTGGCTCTTGAAGGTCTTCGTCCTACCATTCCACCGGGGATCTCTCCTCATATCTGTAAGCTGATGAGGCTCTGCATGAACGAAGATCCAGCCAAGAGGCCCAAGTTTGACATGATAGTCCCCATTCTGGAGAAGATGCAGGACAAGTGA